ATGAAAATGAGTCAGTATATGTTCCAAAAAGCACACTTCACAGGCTTGAAAATCCAGGTAAAATTCCCCTTGAAATAATAGAGGTTCAGGTAGGAGAGTATGTTGAAGAAGATGATATAAAAAGATTTGAGGACATCTATGGAAGAGAGAATATTTAGAAAGTATGATATAAGAGGCATTTATGGCGAAGACCTTACAGAGGATGTAGTGGTAGTGTAAAATTTTTTATGTGTAAAATTGACAGAGCAATAAAAGAGGGTGTATCCTCCATTAAATTAACCAAAAATCAAACAAAGAAAGGAGGAATACATCCATGAAAGAAAAACCTTTAACTAATTTAAGATTACCAGATTTATGGAAAGAATTCAACAGTAATTTTAATGAATCTTTCTGGGAAGAATTTGAACAAAAAATGAAGTTAATGAAGAAAAAGTTTATTGAATTAGCATTACAAGAGGAGATAACAGCACTTACAGGGGCTCAAAAATATGAAAGAACCCCAGAGAGAGTTTACCGTAGGAATGGATACTGGAAGAGATACATAATCCTGAAAGATGGAAAACTTCAGATTAACATGCCCAGACTAAGAGAGACAGGTTTTCAAAGTAAGATAATTCCCAGATACATAANNNNNNNNNNNNNNNNNNNNNNNNNNNNNNNNNNNNNNNNNNNNNNNNNNNNNNNNNNNNNNNNNNNNNNNNNNNNNNNNNNNNNNNNNNNNNNNNNNNNNNNNNNNNNNNNNNNNNNNNNNNNNNNNNNNNNNNNNNNNNNNNNNNNNNNNNNNNNNNNNNNNNNNNNNNNNNNNNNNNNNNNNNNNNNNNNNNNNNNNNNNNNNNNNNNNNNNNNNNNNNNNNNNNNNNNNNNNNNNNNNNNNNNNNNNNNNNNNNNNNNNNNNNNNNNNNNNNNNNNNNNNNNNNNNNNNNNNNNNNNNNNNNNNNNNNNNNNNNNNNNNNNNNNNNNNNNNNNNNNNNNNNNNNNNNNNNNNNNNNNNNNNNNNNNNNNNNNNNNNNNNNNNNNNNNNNNNNNNNNNNNNNNNNNNNNNNNNNNNNNNNNNNNNNNNNNNNNNNNNNNNNNNNNNNNNNNNNNNNNNNNNNNNNNNNNNNNNNNNNNNNNNNNNNNNNNNNNNNNNNNNNNNNNNNNNNNNNNNNNNNNNNNNNNNNNNNNNNNNNNNNNNNNNNNNNNNNNNNNNNNNNNNNNNNNNNNNNNNNNNNNNNNNNNNNNNNNNNNNNNNNNNNNNNNNNNNNNNNNNNNNNNNNNNNNNNNNNNNNNNNNNNNNNNNNNNNNNNNNNNNNNNNNNNNNNNNNNNNNNNNNNNNNNNNNNNNNNNNNNNNNNNNNNNNNNNNNNNNNNNNNNNNNNNNNNNNNNNNNNNNNNNNNNNNNNNNNNNNNNNNNNNNNNNNNNNNNNNNNNNNNNNNNNNNNNNNNNNNNNNNNNNNNNNNNNNNNNNNNNNNNNNNNNNNNNNNNNNNNNNNNNNNNNNNNNNNNNNNNNNNNNNNNNNNNNNNNNNNNNNNNNNNNNNNNNNNNNNNNNNNNNNNNNNNNNNNNNNNNNNNNNNNNNNNNNNNNNNNNNNNNNNNNNNNNNNNNNNNNNNNNNNNNNNNNNNNNNNNNNNNNNNNNNNNNNNNNNNNNNNNNNNNNNNNNNNNNNNNNNNNNNNNNNNNNNNNNNNNNNNNNNNNNNNNNNNNNNNNNNNNNNNNNNNNNNNNNNNNNNNNNNNNNNNNNNNNNNNNNNNNNNNNNNNNNNNNNNNNNNNNNNNNNNNNNNNNNNNNNNNNNNNNNNNNNNNNNNNNNNNNNNNNNNNNNNNNNNNNNNNNNNNNNNNNNNNNNNNNNNNNNNNNNNNNNNNNNNNNNNNNNNNNNNNNNNNNNNNNNNNNNNNNNNNNNNNNNNNNNNNNNNNNNNNNNNNNNNNNNNNNNNNNNNNNNNNNNNNNNNNNNNNNNNNNNNNNNNNNNNNNNNNNNNNNNNNNNNNNNNNNNNNNNNNNNNNNNNNNNNNNNNNNNNNNNNNNNNNNNNNNNNNNNNNNNNNNNNNNNNNNNNNNNNNNNNNNNNNNNNNNNNNNNNNNNNNNNNNNNNNNNNNNNNNNNNNNNNNNNNNNNNNNNNNNNNNNNNNNNNNNNNNNNNNNNNNNNNNNNNNNNNNNNNNNNNNNNNNNNNNNNNNNNNNNNNNNNNNNNNNNNNNNNNNNNNNNNNNNNNNNNNNNNNNNNNNNNNNNNNNNNNNNNNNNNNNNNNNNNNNNNNNNNNNNNNNNNNNNNNNNNNNNNNNNNNNNNNNNNNNNNNNNNNNNNNNNNNNNNNNNNNNNNNNNNNNNNNNNNNNNNNNNNNNNNNNNNNNNNNNNNNNNNNNNNNNNNNNNNNNNNNNNNNNNNNNNNNNNNNNNNNNNNNNNNNNNNNNNNNNNNNNNNNNNNNNNNNNNNNNNNNNNNNNNNNNNNNNNNNNNNNNNNNNNNNNNNNNNNNNNNNNNNNNNNNNNNNNNNNNNNNNNNNNNNNNNNNNNNNNNNNNNNNNNNNNNNNNNNNNNNNNNNNNNNNNNNNNNNNNNNNNNNNNNNNNNNNNNNNNNNNNNNNNNNNNNNNNNNNNNNNNNNNNNNNNNNNNNNNNNNNNNNNNNNNNNNNNNNNNNNNNNNNNNNNNNNNNNNNNNNNNNNNNNNNNNNNNNNNNNNNNNNNNNNNNNNNNNNNNNNNNNNNNNNNNNNNNTATCTTAGAAAGAAAGATGAAAAGGAATGTCTTTTTGAAGCTAAGAAGATATATAGTGCAGAGAATTTAAAAGAGGCAAAGAGAAATTTTCAGTTATGGGAGAGCAAGTGGGGCAGACTTTATCCTAAAGCAGCAGAGTGTATAAGGAAGAACTGGGAGCAATTGACAGCTTTTTACAAGACACCTAAGGCATTATGGAAGAAGTTAAGGACAACAAACATAATAGAGAGGGCATTTAGGGAAGTAAGGCGAAGAACGAGAACTATGAGTTGTTTTAATAATGTTGAAAGTATTGAAAGAATAGTTTTTGCAGTGATAAGCCATTTAAACGAAAAATGGAGGAATACACCTATTTATGAATTTACACAAAGTTATTGACATTACCGGATGTAGTTTATTTAATTGGGAAAGCTTTTGTTTCTTTAACATCTAAAGTGCTTGGGAGAATGCCTGAGAAGTTTTCTATTGGAATGGATGCGAGAGAGTCATCAGAGCCTCTTAAAAAATCATTAATCAGAGGGATTACAGAATGTGGCATAGATATTATTGATATAGGATTATGTCCAACTCCACTACAGTATTTTTCACTTTATAGACTTCCCCTTGATGGTGGAATTATGATAACAGGCAGTCACAACCCTCCTGAGTTTAATGGAATGAAACTGAGTATAGGTAAGGAAACGATCTATGGAGAAAAAATTGAAGAACTGAAAAGAATTATTGATAAAAAGGATTTTGTCAATATTGGTACAGAAGGAAAAGTTGAATATTACAATATTATTGATGACTATGTTAACTATATGACAGCTCAGTTTCCTTCCTTTGAAGGGATAAAAGTAGTTGTTGACTCAGGAAATGGCACAGCAGGATTAGTTGCACCGGTTATTTTAAAAAAGCTTGGTGCTCAGGTTATAGAACTTTACAGTGAGCCCGATTGCAGATTTCCCAATCATCATCCCGATCCTGTGGTTATTGAAAATATTCAGGATTTGATAACAACTGTTGTAGTTGAAAAGGCACATCTTGGAATAGGTTTTGATGGGGATGGTGACCGTATAGGAGTGGTTGATGAGAATGGTGATATTGTCTGGGGAGATAGATTAATGATTATATTTGCAAGGGATATATTACAAAAATTACCAGGTGCAAAGATAATTGGCGAGGTTAAGTGTTCTAATGTGATGTATGAAGAGATTGAAAAGGCAGGTGGAAATCCAATTATGTGGAAAACAGGTCACTCTCTTATCAAGAAAAAGATGAGAGACGAAGGAGCAGTTCTTGCAGGTGAGATGAGTGGTCATATATTTTTCAGTGATAAATACTTTGGATACGATGATGCCATATATGCATCACTTAGATTAATAGAAATAATAAAAAAATCAGGTGAACCTTACGGAGTAAGAAAACTTTTGAAAGGAGTTAAAACAATGCAAAACACACCGGAAATAAGAGTTGATTGTCCTGATGAAAAAAAGTTTATGGTTGTTGAGAAAATAAAAGATAGTTTTGCCAAGTTCGAATGTAATTTTACTGATGGAGTAAGAGTAAACTTTCCTAAAGGATGGGCTTTAATAAGGGCTTCAAATACTCAACCAGCATTGGTTTTAAGATTTGAAGCTGAAACAGAAGATGACCTTGAGAATATTAAAACAATTGTTCATCAGAAACTTTTTGAGGTGTTTCAATTTTTCAAGATATTATGATATACTTAAAAACTTTTGTAGCGAGGTTGCTATGAAACGAATTATGATAGTTGTTATTTTTTTTGCCTTTCTTTTTAGCTTAAACTCTTATGCCCAGGAACTTCCAGTAGTAACAGCCATTGAAATAAAAGGACTCAAAAGAATTGAAGAAGCTGCAGTAAAAAATAAAATCTCTCTTAAACTTGGAGAGGTTATTTCTCAAGAGAAAATCTCTGAGGATATAAAATCAATCTATAAAATGGGTTATTTTGAAGATGTAAAGGTTGACATTGAACCTTTTGAAGGTGGAGTAAAGGTAATCTATACTGTTAAAGAAAAACCAACGATTGTAAAGGTAAGCTTTGAAGGAAATAAAGAGTATGATGAGGATAAACTTAAAGAAGTTGTTACAATTACAGCAGGAGCTATTTCAGATGTAACTCTTATAAACGATAATGCTTTGAGACTCAAGGCATTTTATGAGTCAGAAGGTTATTATTTTGCTAAAATTGTTCCTGTTATTAAGAAAAAAACAGAACAAGAAGTTGAACTTACCTATGTTATAGAGGAAGGCAACAGAGTAAAAATAAAAGAAATAAAATTTGAAGGTAATAAGGCAATATCATCAAGAAAGATTAAAAAAGTTATGGCAACATCTGAGAGGAAATTTTATTCTTTCATTACTGGAAGCGGATTTTATAAAAAATACGAAATGATGCAGGATTTAGAAAAAATAAAAGACCTTTACTACGACAATGGTTATCTTAAAGTGTCTGTTGGAGAGCCAAAGATAGAATTTTCTCAGGACAAAAAATGGATGACTATAACAATTCCTATTTCTGAAGGACCTCAATTTAAAGTAGCTTCTGTAAAACTGTCAGGTTACAACGACAAAAAGGAAGAGTCAGAACTTAAAGAACTTATAAAGCTTAAAGCAGGTGAAATCTTCAGCAAAGCTAAAATGCGTAAGGATGTTGAAGCAATAACACACTTCTATTCTGACCGTGGATATGCACTTGCGAGTGTCTCACCTGATGTTCTTCCAAATGAAGAAAAATTAACAGTTGATGTGACTTACAATATAAAACCAGGGGACAAGTTTACAATTGGAAGAATAAATATCTCTGGCAATGTTAAAACAGTTGACAAAGTAATAAGAAGAGAGGTCAGGGTAGATGAAGGTGATGAGTATTCGGCATCAAAGATTCAGAAAAGCAAGAAAAGACTTGAAGACCTTCAGTATTTTGAAACTGTTGATATAAATCAGAAACCTGATCCTGATAAAAAAACAGTTGATCTTGATGTGAATGTGAAAGAAAAACCTACTGGATTTTTAACAATAGGTGGTGGATACAGTTCAATTGACAATCTTATTGGTATGGTTGATGTTACCCAGAACAATCTTTTTGGTAGAGGTTATTCTTTGACTTTGAGAGGTGAGCTTGGAGGAAGAAGTTCTTACTATACCATAGCTTTTAGAGATCCCTGGTTTCTGGATAAACCTTTGCTTTTTGGATTCAATGTTTACAGACAGAAAAGAGAATATGTTAACTATACACGAGACGCAACGGGATTGTCTCTTACTTTTGGCAAAAGATACGGAGAAGACTGGTCTGCTTCAATAACTTATGATATTGAAAGATCCCGAGTTAC
The nucleotide sequence above comes from Thermodesulfovibrio aggregans. Encoded proteins:
- a CDS encoding transposase, which encodes MKEKPLTNLRLPDLWKEFNSNFNESFWEEFEQKMKLMKKKFIELALQEEITALTGAQKYERTPERVYRRNGYWKRYIILKDGKLQINMPRLRETGFQSKIIPRYI
- a CDS encoding transposase, yielding YLRKKDEKECLFEAKKIYSAENLKEAKRNFQLWESKWGRLYPKAAECIRKNWEQLTAFYKTPKALWKKLRTTNIIERAFREVRRRTRTMSCFNNVESIERIVFAVISHLNEKWRNTPIYEFTQSY
- a CDS encoding phosphomannomutase/phosphoglucomutase, whose amino-acid sequence is MTLPDVVYLIGKAFVSLTSKVLGRMPEKFSIGMDARESSEPLKKSLIRGITECGIDIIDIGLCPTPLQYFSLYRLPLDGGIMITGSHNPPEFNGMKLSIGKETIYGEKIEELKRIIDKKDFVNIGTEGKVEYYNIIDDYVNYMTAQFPSFEGIKVVVDSGNGTAGLVAPVILKKLGAQVIELYSEPDCRFPNHHPDPVVIENIQDLITTVVVEKAHLGIGFDGDGDRIGVVDENGDIVWGDRLMIIFARDILQKLPGAKIIGEVKCSNVMYEEIEKAGGNPIMWKTGHSLIKKKMRDEGAVLAGEMSGHIFFSDKYFGYDDAIYASLRLIEIIKKSGEPYGVRKLLKGVKTMQNTPEIRVDCPDEKKFMVVEKIKDSFAKFECNFTDGVRVNFPKGWALIRASNTQPALVLRFEAETEDDLENIKTIVHQKLFEVFQFFKIL
- the bamA gene encoding outer membrane protein assembly factor BamA; this encodes MKRIMIVVIFFAFLFSLNSYAQELPVVTAIEIKGLKRIEEAAVKNKISLKLGEVISQEKISEDIKSIYKMGYFEDVKVDIEPFEGGVKVIYTVKEKPTIVKVSFEGNKEYDEDKLKEVVTITAGAISDVTLINDNALRLKAFYESEGYYFAKIVPVIKKKTEQEVELTYVIEEGNRVKIKEIKFEGNKAISSRKIKKVMATSERKFYSFITGSGFYKKYEMMQDLEKIKDLYYDNGYLKVSVGEPKIEFSQDKKWMTITIPISEGPQFKVASVKLSGYNDKKEESELKELIKLKAGEIFSKAKMRKDVEAITHFYSDRGYALASVSPDVLPNEEKLTVDVTYNIKPGDKFTIGRINISGNVKTVDKVIRREVRVDEGDEYSASKIQKSKKRLEDLQYFETVDINQKPDPDKKTVDLDVNVKEKPTGFLTIGGGYSSIDNLIGMVDVTQNNLFGRGYSLTLRGELGGRSSYYTIAFRDPWFLDKPLLFGFNVYRQKREYVNYTRDATGLSLTFGKRYGEDWSASITYDIERSRVTDVAEDADTVIKDMEGRLLTSAVTFQIINDTRDSYIDPSTGRRHSLSVTLAGLGGDTGFWKSLLDLGWYFPIFEESTLHLRGRLGMSDALFGKKFPLYERFYVGGLDTIRGLGYGEAGPKDSKNEPIGAKKALIFNIEYLFPIVAEMKLKGLIFVDIGRGYNEGEKFGSELKYTSGFGFRWFSPLGPVKIDYGINLNRKEGESKSKIEFGFGSFF